DNA from Bradyrhizobium diazoefficiens USDA 110:
TAACGCCGGCGCCGAGGAAGCCGATGCCGGAGACGACGTAGGAGATCACGCGCACCGCGCCGTCGGCCCCGGTCAGGTGCATGGCGAGATCGACGAAGGCGGCCGCACCCACCGCGACCAGCACGTTGGTGCGCAGGCCCGCGGTGCGCTGGCGATACTGCCGCTCGGCGCCGATCAGCGTGCCCAGCACGAAGGCCGTGAACAGGCTGACCAGCGTGTCGGCGAAATCAGCAATCTGGAACGTCGTCAGAAACCGCATGGCCCCCTATACGGCCGGAACGATGACAGTTCAAAGCTCCAGCAGGCCGCCGTCCCCATTTTCATCCGCAAACGCCAGCAGCGTGCCCTTGGCGTTCCAGGCGAGCGCCGCCACCGGCGGTGTGCCATTGCGGCGGACCAGGATCTCGGCGCCGTCCTCCAGCCGCACCATCAGCACGGTGCCGTCGCTGTAACCGGCGGCGAGGATGTCGTTCTTGGGATGGCAGGCGACGACCGAGACGCGCGCCTGCAGCGGCGCGAGCATCGCGGGCTCCTTGCCCATCGGGCCGTCCTTGCTGCCGAACGGCCACAGGATGACGGTATCGGCGCCCGAGGTCGCAAGCGCCTTGCCGCCCGCGCTCCAGGACATCGAGCGAACGCGGCCGGGATAGCCGGTCATGCGCATGTGGCGGTTATCGGCCAGCCGCCAGCCGTGCAGCGCCGGTTCGTGCATCGCGGTGACCAGGAATTTGTTGTCCGGGCTGAAGGTCACCGCGTGATGCGAGCCGGCCCAGGGCAGGAATTCGGCTGATGCCGCCATGTTCGGAAACCACAGCGTCGCGCCGTTGTAATGCGCAATCGCGAGCCGAAGGCCCTTCGGCGCGAACGCAAGCCCGCCGACGGTCGAGGGCACCTCGAGCGACTTCTCCTCGGTCTTGCCGCTCTTGACGGTCGCCGTCTTGCCGGCGGACCAGGCGAAGGCCCCGTCCGCGTGCAGCGCCACCGCGTCGATCCAGCGGCGCTTGGGGTCGGTGGCGAGCAACGTCACCTCGCCCTTGGCATCGAGCGACACGACCTTGCCGTCGTCGCCGCCCATGACGAGGCGCTTGCCGTCGGACGCGGTCGAGAGAATGCCGCCGCCGTGGACGGCGACGGTGGTGATCTCGCCCTGGCTATCGACGAACGCGACGTTCTCCTCGCCGCCGACGAAGGCGGCGCGGTCACCGAGGAAATGCACCGACGTCACGCCCATGCCGAGCGCGACCGGCTTGACGCGGTCGGTGACGGAGACGATCGAGGCGGAATCGGGGGCGGGCGTAAACTCTTTCATCACGAGACGATGCAGCTCTCAAAACCCTTGCGGATGGCCTCTTCCGGCAATTCGCGGCCGATGAAGACGAGGCGGCTCTCGCGCGGCTCGCCGTCCTTCCATTTCCGCTGGTGGTTACCCTCCAGCATCATATGGACGCCCTGGAAGACGTAGCGGTCATCGTCGTCGTGGAAGGCGAGTATGCCCTTGGAGCGCAGGATCTTGCCGCCCTCGACCTGCACCAGGTTCTGGAGCCAGGGCATGAACATGTTCGGGTCGAGCGGCTTGTCGGTCTTGAGCGACAGCGATTGCATGTCCTCGTCGTGATAGTGCTTCAGGCCGTGGCCGTGATCGTGGTGATGATGGTCGTGGCCGTGGTGGTGATGATCATGGTCGTGGTCGTGATCGTCGGCCTCCAAAAAGTCCGGCTCGATGTCGAGGATGCGGTCGAGGTCGAACGCGCCGCGGTCGAGCACGTCGGCCAGCGCCACCGAGCAGCGCTCGGTGCGGTGGAGTTTCGCATAGGGGTTGATGGCGCGGATGCGGGCCTCGACCTCGGCGAGCTCACCCTTGGTGACGAGATCGGTCTTGTTCAGCACGATGACGTCGGCAAAGGCGATCTGGTTCTTGGCCTCGGGCGCGTCCTTCAGACGGTCGGACAGCCATTTGGCGTCGGCAACCGTCACCACCGCGTCGAGGCGCGCGTTCTTCTGCACGTCCTCGTCGACAAAGAAGGTCTGGGCCACCGGCGCCGGATCGGCAAGGCCCGTGGTCTCGACGATGATGGCGTCGAACTTGCCCTTGCGCTTCATCAGCCCGTCCATGATGCGCACGAGGTCGCCGCGCACGGTGCAGCAGATGCAGCCATTGTTCATCTCGAACACTTCCTCATCGGCGCCGATGATGAGGTCGTTGTCGATGCCTATCTCGCCGAACTCGTTGACGATGACGGCGTATTTCTTGCCGTGGTTTTCCGAAAGGATGCGGTTCAAAAGCGTTGTCTTGCCGGCGCCGAGATAGCCGGTCAGGACGGTCACGGGAATTTTCTGGGAGGTCGCTTCAGACATAACTACTCCGGGGTCGGGCTCTTTCGCGCGACGCGAGGCGGGGTGGCCCCTGCCCTAGTGGTCAAGCGCGCTGGTCAGGGCCTTTATATTGTGCCTGACCATGTCAATGTAAGTGGGTGCGGACCCCTTTTCACCCGTCAAACCGTCCGAAATCAAGGTCCCGCCGACCTTTGCCCCGGTCTCGGCCGCGATCCGCCGGATCAGGCGGTCGTCGCTGATATTCTCCAAGAATACCGCCGGGATCTTCTGGCCTTTGATCTGGCCAATGATGGCGGCGATGTCCCGCGCGCTGGGCTCGGTTTCGGTGGAGACGCCGAGCGGCGCGATGAACTGGATACCGTATTCGGCAGCGAAATAGCCGAAGGCGTCATGGGTGGAGATCACCTTGCGCCGCTCGGGCGGAATTTTCGCAACGGCCTCGCGCACCTCGCGGTCGAGCGTTTCGAGCTTTTCCAGATAGGCCTTGGCCTGGGCGCGGAAGAACTCCGCGTCCTCGGGATCGGCCGCGGCCAGCGCGTTGGCGATATCCGTCACGTAAACCTTGGCGTTGGGGACGGACTGCCAGGCATGCGGATCGGCAGCCGAGCCAAGCTTCAGGGGCGCGATGCCGGCGCTGGCGGTGACGACCGTTGCCTTGCTGCCGGAGGATTGCACGAGGCGCGGCAGCCAGCCCTCGAGGCCGAGCCCATTGACGACAACGAACTTTGCGTCCGCGATCCGCTTCGCATCGCTTGGCGCCGGTGTGTAGACATGGACGTCGCTGTCGGGGCCGACCAGCGTGGTGACGCTGACCCGGTCTCCACCGACGTTGCGGACGAAGTCGCCGAGGATCGAGAAGCTGGCGACGACGTTGAGCCGTTCCGCGGCATGCAGCGGCGAGGCGGTCAGCAGCAAGGCAAGGAGCAGAAGGAAGCGCATTGCGGTCACGCTTCCAGATGCCGGCCGGGAAACAGTTGCCGGACGATACCGCCGACACGGCCGAACAGCACCGAGACGATGTAGAGCACGGTCGCGACCAGAATGATAGCAGGGCCCGACGGCACGCGGGTCTGGAACGACAGCACGAGGCCGGCATAGCCCGAGACTGCGGCGGCGACGACCGCGATGCAGATCATCGCCGTGAGATCGCGCGACCAGAACCGCGCGATGCCGGCCGGCAGGATCATCAGCCCCACCGCGAGCAGCGTGCCGAGCGCCTGAAAGCCGTTGACGAGGTTGATCACGACGAGCGCGAGGAAAGCGAGATGCGCAGGCCCCCCGGCCCGGCTGACAGTGCGCAGGAACAGCGGATCGACACTCTCGATCACCAGCGGGCGGTAGATCACGGCGAGCACCAGCAGCGTCACCGTGGCGTTGAAGGCGACCACCAGCAGCGTCTGGTCGTCCATCGCGAGGATGTTGCCGAACAGCACGTGCAGCAGGTCGATATTGGTGCCCTTGATCGAGACGATGGTCACCCCCAGCGCCAGCGAGGCCAGGTAGAAGGTCGCGAGCGACGCGTCCTCCTTCAGCCCGGTCGAGCGCGCGACCACACCGGCGAGGATCGCGACCGCAAAGCCCGCGAACAGGCCGCCGGCCGTCATTGCAAACAGATTGAGACCGGAGAGCAGGAAGCCGACCGCCGCGCCCGGCAGGATCGCATGCGCCATGGCATCGCCGACGAGGCTCATCCGTCGCAGCATCAGGAATACGCCGATCGGCGCGCCCGCGAGCGACAGCGCGATCACGGCGGCAAGCGCGCGCCGCATGAACTCAAATTCGGTGAACGGACCGATCAGCGCGTCATGGAGCATTTGCGGTCACGCCGCCCGCGAGCGGGCATCGTCGGCCGCGCAGGCCGCGGCGCTGTCGTCGAACGCCTCGCACATCCGCATCGCGACCATGAGGTTCTCCGGCGTCAGCACCTCCGCCGTCGGGCCCCATGCCACAGGGCCGCGCGCCAGCACCAGGGTCTCGGTGAAATGGCTGCGCACCATCTCCATGTCATGCAGCGCGGCGAGCACCGTGCGGCCCTCGCCGTGCCAGCGCTTCACCAGCGCGAGCAGGTCGGTCGTGGTCTTGCTGTCGATGGCGTTGAAGGGCTCGTCGAGCACGATCAACCGCGCGTCCTGGAGCAACACGCGCGCGAACAGCACGCGCTGCATCTGACCGCCGGAGAGCGTGCCGATCGGGCGGTTCTCGAAGCCATTCAGCCCAACGGCGCCGATCGCGCGGAGGATTTTTTCGCGCGCGGCTTTGCCGATTCCGCCGAACAGGCCGGTGCCGCGCCACAGGCCGGTGCCGACGAAGTCGAACACCGAAATGGGGAAGCTGCGGTCGATCTCCGCGCTCTGCGGCAGATAGGCGATATCGCGGGAGTCGAGCCCGCCGAGATGGATGCTGCCGTCGAGCGGCCTGAGGATGCCGACGATGCCGCGCAGCAGGGTCGACTTGCCGGCGCCGTTCGGGCCGATCACGGCGACCAGCGCACCCGGCGCAACCTCGCCGTTGAGATGGTGCACGGCCGGATGCCGGTCGTAGCCCAGCGTGACGTTGTGGAAATGCAGCGCCGCCATCGTCACCTCATTGCCAGAAAGACGATGCCCCAGAGCACGGCGCAGACGGCAACGGCGGCCGAGAGGCGGCCCGCCATGGTCATGCGCAGGATCGACCAGGGCGCCGCTTGGGCCGGATGCGGCGAGGTCGCGTCATGGACGTGGGCATGGGTGTGGTCGTGCCCGTGCGAATGCGCGTCGCCATGAGAATGGCCGTGGGCATGGTCGTGATGGTGGGCGTGGGACGCGGCGGGAACCATGTCTGGACGTTATATTATAACATTACGCCTGTCCACGCCGGGCTCAGGGCTTGCCGATCACCATCGCGATGGCGGCCGCCACAAACGGGAACGGCACCGAAACGGCGCAACGGAACCAGACGAAACGGGCCGGCATGAACGGGATTTCCCACAAAATCACCCGCTGGAAGGCAAACAGCGCCCAGGCGACGACATAGGCGACCACTTGCGGCACCCCGCCGCCCGACTTCAGCGCCACGGTCCCGATGGAGAAGCCGATCACGGGGCCGCCGGGCGTGGCGGCACCGGCGACCACGGCGGTCGCGACCCCCAGCCAGCCGCTGTCCGGTCCGAGCCAGCCGGTGATCACCTCCTGGGGGATGATGGCGGCGATGTAGCCGGAGCCGATCACCCCCAACGCGATCCGCGGCACGATGTTGATGAAGTCCATCGAGCCTTCGCGCAGCGAGGCCTTGAACACCGGAGGGCCGCGACGGAAGGCGATCAGGCCGACGCCGAAGACCGAGCCCCATAGCAGAATGTCGATGAGGAGCGCCGCGCTCAACTCGCCTCCTCATCGCTGTCACGCTTCGGATAGAGCCGGACATAGACGAAGCGGCCGAGGCCGCCTGCGAGCACCGGCAGCGGCAGCGAGATGACGATCCGCCACAGCGTGAAATCGGTGCCCATGATCGGGATTTCCCAGGCGACCGCCCGGCCGTAGCCGATCAGGGTCCAGCTCACGACCATGGCGATGGTGGCGCCGAAATCGGCGCCGACCGCCAGCAGCGCGCTCGCCACGGGATAGGCGGTGAAGGGACCGCCCGGCAGGATCGCGCCGAAGGCGGTACCGATCAGAAGGCCCTTTAGGCCGGATTGCGGCCCGAGCGAGCGCGAGACTTTCTCGTGCGGCAGGATCTCGGAGATGAAGGCGCCGAGCAGGCAGCCGGCCAGCACGCGCGGCAGGATGCCGCCGAACAGCGAGAGGTCGTGGGTGAGAATGTCCAGAACGCCGTCGGTGCCGTCACGCCGCCACACCAGCGCCGCGCTGACCGCCACCAGGACCGCGATGATGATCGTCGACCAGCCGATCGGCTTGCGCACACGGCCCGGCCGCGGCTCGGACTCCGCGTCCTCGGCAGGCGCCGGGTCTTTCGGGGAAGGGTCTGACAACGGGTGTGGGGCGGCTCGATGGTGATGCCCGTCCTGATTAAGGGCGCCGTCCATGCGATGCAAACGGTACGATCACAGACCGATGCGCGCATGGCGCAGGACTGGTTCAATCAATTCCGCACAGCAAAAAGGCGGCCGCGCATGCGACCGCCTTGTCTGTCATTCCGGGGCGGCGAAGCCGAACCCGGAATCTCGAGATTCCGGGTTCGATGCTACGCATCGCCCCGGAATGACGGAGTAAAGCCTTACGCCTTGTCGAACAGGGACTCGACGTATTCCCAGTTCACGAGGTTCTCGACGAACGCCTTGAGATAGTCCGGACGGCGGTTGCGATAGTCGATGTAGTAGGAGTGCTCCCAGACGTCGCAGCCGAGGATCGGGGTGGCGCCGTGCACCAGCGGATTCTCGCCGTTCGGGGTCTTGGAGATCTCGAGCTTGCCGTTCTTGACCTGGAGCCAGCACCAGCCGGAGCCGAACTGGCCGACGCCGGCCGCCTGGAAGTCGGTCTTGAACTTCTCGAAGCCGCCGAGGTCCTCGTTGATCTTCTTCTCGAGCTTGCCGGGCAGCTTGGTGCCGCCGCCATTGGGCTTCATCCAGCTCCAGAAGTGGATGTGGTTGTAGTGCTGGCCGGCATTGTTGAACACCGCGGGGTTCTTGCCGAACGAGCCCTTGACGATCTCCTCAAGGGACTTGCCTTCCCATTCGGTGCCCTTGAGCGCGTTGTTGCCGTTGGTGACGTAGGCCTGATGATGCTTGTCGTGGTGGAATTCGAGCGTCTCCTTCGACATGAACTGGCCGAGGGCGTCATAGGCGTAAGGGAGAGGGGGCAGCGTAAAGGTCATGGGTTCTTGTCCGCAACTGGGTGGGGAACGTGTTCTAACGGTCATCCCTTATAGAAGGTTCCGCGGCCGTTAAATACCTCAGAATTTGCGAAAACGCGTG
Protein-coding regions in this window:
- a CDS encoding WD40 repeat domain-containing protein gives rise to the protein MKEFTPAPDSASIVSVTDRVKPVALGMGVTSVHFLGDRAAFVGGEENVAFVDSQGEITTVAVHGGGILSTASDGKRLVMGGDDGKVVSLDAKGEVTLLATDPKRRWIDAVALHADGAFAWSAGKTATVKSGKTEEKSLEVPSTVGGLAFAPKGLRLAIAHYNGATLWFPNMAASAEFLPWAGSHHAVTFSPDNKFLVTAMHEPALHGWRLADNRHMRMTGYPGRVRSMSWSAGGKALATSGADTVILWPFGSKDGPMGKEPAMLAPLQARVSVVACHPKNDILAAGYSDGTVLMVRLEDGAEILVRRNGTPPVAALAWNAKGTLLAFADENGDGGLLEL
- a CDS encoding CobW family GTP-binding protein is translated as MSEATSQKIPVTVLTGYLGAGKTTLLNRILSENHGKKYAVIVNEFGEIGIDNDLIIGADEEVFEMNNGCICCTVRGDLVRIMDGLMKRKGKFDAIIVETTGLADPAPVAQTFFVDEDVQKNARLDAVVTVADAKWLSDRLKDAPEAKNQIAFADVIVLNKTDLVTKGELAEVEARIRAINPYAKLHRTERCSVALADVLDRGAFDLDRILDIEPDFLEADDHDHDHDHHHHGHDHHHHDHGHGLKHYHDEDMQSLSLKTDKPLDPNMFMPWLQNLVQVEGGKILRSKGILAFHDDDDRYVFQGVHMMLEGNHQRKWKDGEPRESRLVFIGRELPEEAIRKGFESCIVS
- a CDS encoding metal ABC transporter substrate-binding protein — encoded protein: MRFLLLLALLLTASPLHAAERLNVVASFSILGDFVRNVGGDRVSVTTLVGPDSDVHVYTPAPSDAKRIADAKFVVVNGLGLEGWLPRLVQSSGSKATVVTASAGIAPLKLGSAADPHAWQSVPNAKVYVTDIANALAAADPEDAEFFRAQAKAYLEKLETLDREVREAVAKIPPERRKVISTHDAFGYFAAEYGIQFIAPLGVSTETEPSARDIAAIIGQIKGQKIPAVFLENISDDRLIRRIAAETGAKVGGTLISDGLTGEKGSAPTYIDMVRHNIKALTSALDH
- a CDS encoding metal ABC transporter permease: MLHDALIGPFTEFEFMRRALAAVIALSLAGAPIGVFLMLRRMSLVGDAMAHAILPGAAVGFLLSGLNLFAMTAGGLFAGFAVAILAGVVARSTGLKEDASLATFYLASLALGVTIVSIKGTNIDLLHVLFGNILAMDDQTLLVVAFNATVTLLVLAVIYRPLVIESVDPLFLRTVSRAGGPAHLAFLALVVINLVNGFQALGTLLAVGLMILPAGIARFWSRDLTAMICIAVVAAAVSGYAGLVLSFQTRVPSGPAIILVATVLYIVSVLFGRVGGIVRQLFPGRHLEA
- a CDS encoding metal ABC transporter ATP-binding protein, translating into MAALHFHNVTLGYDRHPAVHHLNGEVAPGALVAVIGPNGAGKSTLLRGIVGILRPLDGSIHLGGLDSRDIAYLPQSAEIDRSFPISVFDFVGTGLWRGTGLFGGIGKAAREKILRAIGAVGLNGFENRPIGTLSGGQMQRVLFARVLLQDARLIVLDEPFNAIDSKTTTDLLALVKRWHGEGRTVLAALHDMEMVRSHFTETLVLARGPVAWGPTAEVLTPENLMVAMRMCEAFDDSAAACAADDARSRAA
- a CDS encoding permease, producing the protein MSDPSPKDPAPAEDAESEPRPGRVRKPIGWSTIIIAVLVAVSAALVWRRDGTDGVLDILTHDLSLFGGILPRVLAGCLLGAFISEILPHEKVSRSLGPQSGLKGLLIGTAFGAILPGGPFTAYPVASALLAVGADFGATIAMVVSWTLIGYGRAVAWEIPIMGTDFTLWRIVISLPLPVLAGGLGRFVYVRLYPKRDSDEEAS
- a CDS encoding superoxide dismutase, which produces MTFTLPPLPYAYDALGQFMSKETLEFHHDKHHQAYVTNGNNALKGTEWEGKSLEEIVKGSFGKNPAVFNNAGQHYNHIHFWSWMKPNGGGTKLPGKLEKKINEDLGGFEKFKTDFQAAGVGQFGSGWCWLQVKNGKLEISKTPNGENPLVHGATPILGCDVWEHSYYIDYRNRRPDYLKAFVENLVNWEYVESLFDKA